The following proteins are co-located in the Tiliqua scincoides isolate rTilSci1 chromosome 8, rTilSci1.hap2, whole genome shotgun sequence genome:
- the TLNRD1 gene encoding talin rod domain-containing protein 1 yields MASGGSGKSTSEVSIPSGSALQRKKLISVCDLCKIKMQLVADLLLLSSESRPVNTESLSVFGESFEKCRDTIIARTKGLSILTHDVQSQLNMGRFTEVGDILMEMGDLVVSLTECSAHAAYLAAVETPGAQPATPGLVDRYKVTRCKHEVEHGCGILKTTPLGDMSPQLLLEVSQNMSKNLKFLTDACILASEKSKDKFAKEQFKLSVKCMSTSASALLACVKEVKTSPSELTRNRCVLFSGPLVQSVCALVGFATEPQFLGKAATINPEGKAVQTAILGGAMSVVSACVLLTQCLRDIAQHSESSSKMTEYRERLRNSACAVSDGCNLLSQALRERSSPRTLPPVNSNSVN; encoded by the coding sequence ATGGCTAGCGGCGGTTCTGGCAAGTCCACCAGCGAGGTGTCCATCCCCAGCGGCAGTGCGTTGCAGCGGAAGAAGCTCATCTCGGTCTGCGACCTGTGCAAGATCAAGATGCAGCTGGTGGCGGATTTGCTCCTGCTGTCCAGCGAGAGCCGGCCTGTCAATACTGAGAGCCTGTCTGTTTTTGGGGAGTCCTTTGAGAAGTGCAGGGACACCATCATTGCCAGAACGAAAGGCCTGTCCATCTTGACTCATGATGTCCAAAGCCAGCTGAACATGGGACGCTTCACTGAGGTGGGGGACATCTTGATGGAGATGGGAGACCTGGTGGTCTCCTTGACAGAGTGCTCTGCCCACGCGGCATACCTGGCTGCGGTGGAGACCCCAGGGGCTCAGCCGGCCACACCTGGCTTGGTGGACCGCTACAAGGTCACCCGGTGTAAGCACGAGGTGGAACACGGGTGTGGAATCCTGAAGACTACCCCTTTGGGTGACATGAGCCCTCAGCTCCTGCTGGAGGTTTCCCAGAACATGTCCAAGAATTTGAAATTCCTGACTGATGCCTGCATCCTGGCCAGTGAGAAATCCAAGGATAAGTTTGCCAAGGAGCAGTTCAAACTTAGCGTCAAGTGCATGAGCACCAGCGCCTCAGCCCTCTTGGCCTGCGTCAAGGAAGTCAAGACTTCTCCCAGCGAGCTGACGCGCAACCGGTGCGTTTTGTTCAGCGGACCCTTGGTGCAGTCCGTCTGTGCTCTGGTGGGCTTTGCCACTGAGCCTCAGTTTTTGGGCAAAGCTGCCACGATCAATCCGGAGGGCAAAGCTGTGCAAACTGCTATTTTGGGAGGTGCTATGAGTGTCGTCTCGGCTTGTGTGCTCCTTACCCAATGCCTCAGGGATATAGCCCAACACTCCGAAAGTAGCTCCAAGATGACTGAATACAGGGAAAGGTTGAGGAATTCTGCGTGCGCCGTCTCAGATGGTTGCAACCTGTTATCTCAGGCACTAAGAGAAAGGTCTTCGCCCCGGACTCTACCGCCAGTGAACTCGAATTCTGTGAATTAA